CTCCTCACTCACCTCCCTACTTCCTCAGCAAACTCCAGTTCCTCACTGGCCTATCTTCTTTAGATTCCCTTACCCACCCGGTGGTAGACTTCCGTTGATGAACGATGATGCAGCAGCAACAATGTGGTTTGATTCACACTCCAAGGGTCTTCACTTCATGCAAGTGATCGATCTCTTGGCACACAACCCCCAGCACCCCGTGTTTGAACACACTAATAGCAGTACTTGGTACCAAAGACGTTCTCTAAGCTCTTTTTGAAGTTCTAAAAAATCATATAGGAGAGAGCTACTCAAATAATAAGCAGCACCgcctttaaaataaaatttgaaatcttttttgCATGACGGCGTCCAGACATAAGATTAGCATGTTCAGAAATGATTAGGGTTTTATGCCTAATTACTCCATCATGTCTGAACAACAACGGACACAGTAGGAAACATAATTGAGATCTTCAATCACTTTTACTCAAAAAAATGTATTAGGGTTTTATGCCTTATCACTCCATCACTTTTTACACCTAATCACTCTATCCCATTTTACACAGTAAGAAACATATTTGAGATCTTTAATCACTCTTCAATCACTACATCATGGTGATATGTGAATTTAGATGTATTGAATAAGATACAAAAGATATAGACTTGAATGGTCTTCAAATACTAAATCAAAACTTAGAAGTTAAATGTTAACAAACAAAGGTATATATCACCATTTAACTTTGAGTTTTAttcacttaaaagaaaaatatttatcaagggttaaatacctttgacCCCCATGtagtttaacaactttatttttttctcacctAGGTTTCAATTTGTATCATAGATGGTACACTCTCTTATAACTAAAAATAGAGACAGTACCTCCATCTAACGTCTGTCCATTAATTGGCGGAAGTCTACGTCAATGGCCTTAAAAAACAAACACGTGTCCCTATAcctcattaaaaataaaaataaaaaataaaaaactaaaaacattaaattattttaagaaaaaaaaaactttaaaaaaaaaaaagaaaaaaaaaagaaaaaaaaaaaagaaaaaagaaaaaaaaaagaggggggcCCCCCATGACCGATCCAGGAGTGGTTTCGCCAccctaaaataccaaaatgggGGTAACCCCCAAGGGCCTTGGGGTTGGCTCAACCAACTCCAAGGGCTAtgtggtggttcggctacccttATAaggccaatatatatatatatatatatagcatcttagggtttggcccttgaGGTGGCCACTAGGCCAAACGAGGGTGACAGAGCCACccgtctttttcttttcttttcttttttatttatttatttatttatttttaatgacgGATAGGGACACATGTCTATTTTTTAAAGGTATTGATGTAGACTTCTATCAAGTTTTGGATGAAAGTTGAACGAATGTATCATATCCATTTTTAGCCATAAGCAAGGTACCATCTacgatacaaaataaaatttaggtaagaaaaaaaaataaaaaaaaataaattgttaaacCACACTTGTCATAAAAGTATTTAACCCATTTATCAAACATACTTGGGCATTGAAATTAATTTAGAACTTTCGGTTTTAAGACTTAGTTTTTcaaggttttaggttttaagagCTTTTTAGAGTCTTTTATTTTAGATTAAAAGAATATACGATAAATAAAACTTTCTCTCCACAATTATGTCACTTAATTAGCTCCAAAAATTGAACTTGGTGCAACTTGGACACTATTTTGAAGTttcaatgtcattttgccctAGTATTAATCCAAATCAGTCATTAAGTTGGATGGAGAAACATATAAAATAGGGTTGTGAGTGGGACCCATGTGGTGGGTCCCACCTCATGTGAATGTGTtgtataaatatcatttctctataaaataactaaatttttcttgataatCGCACTTGTTTTATATTTGTTCAAATGCAAAATGTTATATGTTTatgttgaaaataaatataaaggggggtaattaccttttccccccatgaactaccagcctgtgtcattttgcccccatgaactaccacttcgaccaaaagagagcatcaaactaccatttttacacattttgccccattctgtcagtctaattcatgcaaagacgtaaatgccctaactcaatttcaaaaatgacttaaataccctcatttaaaaaaaaaaaaaaaaaaaagactgaaggaaaaggggtggctgccgccacccctgaggtggtcgggtggcctgcgagccacccccagaggtggctcgcggcccccctagaaatgacctagggtggccgcgcggcccccccaggttctggggaggccgtgcggccaccccttaggccggggtgggccgcgagccaccccaaaggtggccgaagccacctctgggggtggctcgcaggccacccggccacctcaggggtggctgccgccaccccttttccttcaggtttatggtttttggtttttttttttttttttaaatatattaattttaatatttttttattaattactgtagagggtattttggtctttaagtcaaaattaatggtaaaaaatggcatattccatccaaaattaacggaattcctgacggaagggggcaaagtgtataaaaatgatagtttgatgctctcttttggttgaagtggtagttcgtgggggcaaaatgacattggccggtagttcatggggggaaaaggtaattaccccataaaaagggtattttagcgcacaagttttttttttattattattattatttattttttaaatatttaagatTCTCTTTTTACATAAAGGTGTAAATTAGtcattttacatatttttgggTCCAACTTAATTGTTCGGACGAGGAGGAAAAATTAGtaccaaaactttaaaattgGATCCAAGTTGTGTTTAGTTAAACTTTATGGGATACGTTACAGAATGGGATATATAGTTTATGAGGGaaaaatgtcattttctcaaaaacaaatGTACACAGGATTTGAAAGGCTGAAAACGATTAAGTATTTAAGTAGTTGTTATGGTaactttttgtgttttcaaggccatagtaatttttatttataaaaaaaaaaaaaaaaaaaaaaaaaaaaaaaaaaaaaaaccgtataTAGTTACTGACCTAATTATTTGGGTGGGGGTGGTAGATTGATCTAATGAAAGTAACATACGTGAATGCATGTGTCAAAACTATAAAAGCCTATAATTTTGGATTGATTATTTATtggaggtatttttttttcttcttcttttttattaagatcATGTTTGAGACTGCtttaagaaatttaaaaattgatctTTAGTACATAAAGAGTTGTGCCACAAAAAATGGATcggtttgattaaaaataataataataataatactttaaaataattcaaaaccgCCTTTtggaaaaaacttaaaagttaaaaacttttttcaaaaaatcttttttaaatttttttaatagataaataCTCTATTTCTTGACGCAATCTCAAATAAGCGTTTGAAAAGCCATTTCTACTCGTTTTGAACTATGCTTAATTAGCTAATATGGCAATAGTTGAAGATGGTTCACATTCTCTTAACATCCTTGAAAGTAGATTGCGCGAGTTGTTGGCCTGTAGCAATATATTATgacaattcttttttcttttttcttttttctttgaaaaaaaaaaaattcaactctcttgatatgttatatttttttacacttAATTTCGGGACGTTAATTGTTACTAATACCAAGTTCATGTTCGATCGAGACCATGTTTTAGCACCAAGTGTTGTTAAGAGTACTACAAATTTTACTATAAAGTCGTTTACAAACTGGCATGGTAACTTATAATTGGTCAAATCATTATACAAAAACTACgacttgtcaatttaattagttagtacCTAACTTATCAACCATACgtacttttaattatttcaccAATTATAAACCGTCGAGCATTTTCCTCTTTAGCACCCCGCCAAATACTTTTATTCGTGAAATTTATTCTGGCATATATATCCAACCACAAATATATGTTGTAAATCAAGTATTGTTTTGTACTTAAGTTTTAACCATATTTATAGGtcacaattaaatattatatatgattttaCACCATATGGTACTGTGCTTTAATTTCGTGACTGTCTCTAGCTTATATATGCCAAATACGTACACTTTCGTGAAAATCCATATTACATATTACATATCTCAAGAATGCCAAATGCACGGGAAAGTGAATATATAGACTAAGTAATTAAGCATGTGGTGAAATAAACAGTTCATTGGACGATGAactgtttatttttataacttgAAACCTCTCTAAATTAAAGTAGACCTACTTCTACCGAGCAAACTCTGAGTACTTGTAATTGCCCGTAAACAATGAGTATTAATTGTTTAAGGTCGAACTCGAACATAAAATCTCTCTGAATGCTAGCTTGTAATCGTCCGCAAATCACAATTAAGTATCGTTTAAGTTCGGACTCGAACATAAAATCTCTTTGAATGCTTGTTATTAATATCATATCGTCCGCAAACCATGAGTATCGATTAAGTTTGGACTCGACCATAAGACCTCTGGGTACGTATAACAACACCACTGAAGCTTCCATTCGTACGTGCTGCCCGTGTAGGACGGTTGGTGAcgtatattataaaaataaaaaaataaataaataaattatgaacAATATGAAGCTTAATCCACTAGAATATAATATTGGTACTAAACAAACACAATTGTATTATTTATTGTCACTCATACTACATTTGCTCCAAACTTGGACATTGATTTGGTTTCTGGTATCATATGAGTTCTCTAGCTAGCTCTTCACGTACATAAAACCCCAATTACttctcatctctttctctttgtgCACATAAACACTTATATAAAGaaagctctctttctctctctctctatatatatatatactacacaAGACTTTTCTATACATATATGATATACCAGtcaaactttatatatatatataaataccaTGAGATATATATGAGCCTAGACTAGAGGTAAAAGTTAAAACCTTTCCTCTCCTGAAGGGCTTGGACAATTCCCGTTAAGAAGCTCCTCTATCATTTGCAGTGCGATTCTCTCCTCTTCATCCATCTCCGCTCGCAGTTCCGGCCCAGAAAATGCCGGCCGGGAGCCGTCGTCAGAAGACAAAGGCAATGAACTATTTTGATCATGATCACCACCGTCTGCGCTGTTCTTATTCCCAAGCTGAACGGTCATGATCCAATTCGAATCAGACCGTTGCCCCGCACGTTTCTGCCACACTCCTATGTGAGAACTCTCGGTGTCAAGCCTAAGACAAGTCATGGATGGGGACGGCGCCTTGCTGCATTTTCGAAGCTTCGCATGTAGGATTTCAGACAAATCCTTCGGCGACGACAGCGGATCTTCGCTGCTCATGGGCTCCCCTGTCGGCGTTTGAGTTATTGGGAAGTTGGTTTTGGCATTGCGGCCGCTCATCAAAATGGCGGCTTGGTCGTACGCTCGGGCTGCCTCTTCTGCCGTCTCAAATGTGCCTAGCCATATCCTTCTCTTCCTgccaaacacaaaataataaccCAAAAaagttctttaaaaaaaatccttcgatcaccgaataaaaaaaatggggggtTGGTGGGGCAAGCTTACAGCAATGGGTGGCGAATTTCGGAGACCCAGGAGCCCCAGTGACGCTGCCTGACGCCTCTGAACTTCTTTGAATGCACcatgtttttttgttgttggcaGACGCAGAGTAATAGTGAAGTACAGAAGGAACAGAGAAGGAAGATAAAGAAGGGAAGGGATTAGCGCGTCAACGCTCCCTGAAAAGGGCACGTACACTGTCGGCGAACTGTATTGCTACCTAAACCCTTCCATTCCATTATATAGAGATCCCCCGGAGaacagaaaatatatatatatttatatataataatattgaaaCTGGCCTCCCCCAATAAATGGATGTCTTAACCTGCACGTTTACGATCAAGTGTGTGTCTCTCGTGAGTCGTTAACGAAAATGACTTTTGAGtacaaaagtaattaattagCTTGTAGGGTTTAAGAGGCTTAAACCCATGTGCAGCTGCAGCAATGACGTCGATAACTCAAGCTGCTAATTacaaaattaagaataaaataaaaattcagagatttttttttttttttttttttaatgaatgagtCATTTTAAGGTAAGGTCATTTCGTGTCGGCATACATCGGTTGAGTTGCGGAAGGCTAACCCAAGAGACCGTTTGCATTCAATAAGTTTTGAACTTGAGaccatatatgatatatatatgaagagcACTCAGAAATTTCGGTAAGAAGTACTTAtgttatggaaagaaaaattgattACATGATGGATGGAAGTCCTTGATGTACCGGGTGAAgtcttttttcttggttttgaaATTCTACATTGTCTgtagaaattaattaaattacaagTTGTTTTTAAGATCATAGGTAAATTATAATCAGATGGGCAAATTTATTTCTTGATCCTTGCTTATGAGATATCATTTCATGTTAAGACAGCGTGCTGTGTGTTTGTTCTAAGCCAAGCATTCATGGGGTGTTTGACAAATGTATATATTTgagaggaaaaaggaaaaaatgagtGGGTTAAtgagatataaatataaaaggagttttgattttttttttttttctttttctttttaagtgaaAAGCGAATAAATTTGCTTGCTaacatgaaaaaaagaaagaaaaaggaatgtgACTCCtttaaataacataaataaaagaaaaagaaaaaaagggttgtcaaatggaacttcggaattaataatgtttttgttgaatttttttcaactctatttattttttttggatttttaaattttttgtaagtaaaaagTGAATAAAGTTGTCTgttaatatgaaaaaattagttgactttaaaaattaaaaaaaaaataaataaataaagaagaagaagagagatagagagagagaaaagtgttATCAAACTGAGTTTATCTTTAATTCTAAGTGAAATATTCTAATTGAGAAataatctttttatattttttatacatttagTGTATATTGGGTcgtataaatttaataattatttttaatatatatatatatatactatctCTTCTAGATTCCAACTTCCGAGGAAGGATGccttgaattatttatttttaattatttttgggaaaagatGCCGgaaaatttgagaaatgataGGAACATGTGAGACTCTGGTACGGGGAGTGTCATCGTCATGAGAAATGAATGCCAGTCCTTTTTCGTCCttttcgtgattttttttttttttttttttttaaggcaatTGTTTGGTAAATGGCATACATGTAAATAGTAGTGAGTTGTTAGtaagttattaattttaaaattataaaaagtgatagatgtgatataaagtaaaaaatgtttatatagaaaaattaaaaaaaatttgtattgtaatgaattttttatttaaataataactaaaaaattattaatgtgatataaaaagtaaaaaaaattgaaatattttgatgtCGATTGTTATCTAAATGTTTCGGTGTTTTCATGTGATGATAGCTTTAGATTCTTAACAACGGGGGAATAGACAACAATAATTGTAATTACAtaaattctatttttctttctctaatttaatttttgttcaatttaatttatgtttttttcttcaatttatcattaaaatatttttaagacccacataatttaaaaatgagtagaaaaagaaatagacgGAAGTTAATGACATGTTtagataataatttttttaattattattcaaaaacatgtttgaattgttttttagaatttaaattctactcagattttatttaattttttttttaattttgtttcaaattttttaaatcatctgaacataatttcaaaaaataaattctctcgatattcataattttaaatataatataaaaaaattacacacccaaacaaaccctaaaaaaaatagcatgtctcttatattttgtatgcCTGTGTGTACACTTAATTTAAACTAAATTTGTAGTTTTAGTAAGTACAAGATGTATTTGTCAACACCGACTTGGGTCTAATCTCACTGAAGTAATCAACTTCAGATTAAGTCACTTACTCATAAAGGCAAGTTTTATAGGagcttctttatttttcattttttttttttttttttttttaaggatatcTTAGTTTCACTTATGAGCCAGACAGTACCTCAAGCTAACCCACAAAAAGTGGTAGTACCAAGCGTAGAGGCCTAGTCAGGATTCATCAAAATCTCCGACCCAATGCCCCACACCACTTGAAATATTGAGCATTGAATCACGGGCTTTGCTCAAGTAGTTGGCCCTAAGTGAAAGTAACATCCTCAAATTTTGAACCTAAGATCATATGGGTAACTATATGAGCTCTTTCTGATGTGATAATGTTCTTGTTATTTACATATTTAAAAGGAAGATAGAATGTGAATTTTCATTGAAGTATTTCTCTCTATTTGAATTAGTGTTTATTAACTCAAAGCACTAACAACAGTTACCTTATACTCGCTTctttatatttaggaaaaatttcatgaaaaacataaaaaaaataaaataaaataaaataaaataaaaaccctcCCATAGCAGATTTCTTATATTTAGATGATGAGGTTGGAAATGAATAgtaattctctatatatacatgtctactattcattccctatgtattattttaatataaaaaaaaagtataatttttttttgatatgtccacacaagagggggaagggggattcaaactagtgacctccacttcatgaggtGTGATcctcagccgattgagctatatcttgagaacaaaaaaaaaaaaaaatatatatttaattgatataaggaagagagaaaaaatgggaaatagagaaaaataataaaataagagtaaaaataataatatttaattgacatagagaaaggtaaaaaaataaattgtagagtattttttttatagaaaaacaaaaagtaattttatcccttaaatataagaaaaatggttaaaaatcTAGTAGAATGCTGCTACTGTTCAATGTCGCTATTGGTATTACTATGAATATGAATACCTCGTACctcctctattttttattattattattttttttcaaggaatACCCTATACTTTGACCTAACGGACCAAGTACAATTAACCacataaatcataaaatataaatcatttacGAGTGACATCAACCAAATTTAAGTCCActtttaacaataataataataatatgatttttttaataaaaaaaaattgcaaacccaTTATTAATACTCACGaacaaaaacaactcaaattcCATAATATATTTAACTCATACCCAACTGGCAAATGCTGTTAGTTTTCAATTCAAAAAGCTATATGCAAactgttcaaatttaatttttaatttataatttataaaaaaagggtaaaattaaatttaaaccgttgtaaaaattacaaaaaaagggtaaaaaaacCAAACGCACCCTATATAAGCATCTTTTTGCCTAACTATTATGCTCTTTAACGGTCCAAGGGGTCAATTACTTTAGGTCACGTCTCGTTAAAGATGGGGGGTAGAGGATCAATAACGCCCCCCATATAAACCTCTTTAAATGGCCAATTAAAGAGGTTTCAAGGCCGGAAGGTGACAGATTAAAAGGAAATCCACGTATATGACAATTAGCCACCACTCGTCCACAAGGCCTAGCTAGCACATATATTCATGGTtgttggaatatatttttaggtCTTTGGTTGTCTACTTATTCACACTTTTAAAAGTACTAGTAGCATATATTCTATAAgtgatttatttctttaaaataagaaaattttgaaaaaagttacaaaaaaaaaagttacagcAATTGCCCTATTTTAAGGCTTCATCCTTGAGAAGCTACAGTGGTACCCaataaattattacaataaaaaaaaaaaaacccaaggctctctctcctctctcctctcagGTCTCTCactttcttcttattcttcttaatTCTTTTGCTACCGAGGGGAGCAAGCTATGAAACTCCAATAGTCCAAGCTGATAAGCGATGACCCCCAGTTGACGCTCACCACGTGCGACTCCTCCCGCCGCCACGTGATGACCCGTTGAGCCTAGACCTTTCCGGGTTAAAACTCCAACGCCCTCTAGTCGGACCTCGGCCATCTGTGCTTCCTCTCCAACCTTTAGTTTCAACTCAATTACTTGTCAAAACGGAACCTGATGTTCTTTTAGATACAAAAAATTATCTATAATTTAACCAGTACTAAATTCTGCAACAATTTATCATTCGATATACAACATCAAAGAATCAATTAGaaactcatcttcaattttattGTGAAACCAGCCTAGTTTTGACAATATTACACTAATTTTACCAGACTTTTCAACATTAATGCAAACAAAATCATACTAGGTTAAGAATAAATACCCGGGCATTTTTTCATAATATGTTTTGTAACGTTACAATAAAACGCTAGTCATATTTGTGTTATCacttcaaaataattaattaatttataactctTTAAAATCGCTTATAAAAGTTGAGGCACACATTCAAAAATGGGTTGTGATACATGCATTACAAGTGCACAActccaaggcacattggggtggaGCCCACACATGTAGGTTCCCCCAATGTGCTCACACATGTGATCCCCCCAATATGCCTTGGAATTATGCACTTATAGTATATTTGTTgtaattctagcatttttcttcaaaaatatctttataatcTATATTAATTATGTgagttgttttatattttagaaATGAAATGAAGGTATATTCGGATTGTGAAAGCAATTaatgggataattgcatcattagtCCTTATGGTATggcataattatttttcacttcttatagtttaaaaagtttatgggaggtccttgtggttagcaataattacaaatcgatccctggagtcaaattcagttaaaatttttaacagattttgtcaaatgtcacgtcagcgccacatgttaccaataagatggcgacacatgtccatcttaataaaaaaatataaatttattaataaataaataaatattctttaaaaaaaaaaaaaagaagaagaagaagaagaagaagaagaagaagaaagaaaaaaagggaaggcaaaagggtggttgggccacccccagccaatcGCCACAACCCCTTGCCACTGGGGAggtcgcggccacccccagaggtggccgagggtggcgctcgaccacccccattggctggggtCCCTTTGcctacccttttttttattttttttcttttttttaaaaaaatatatttatttatttattaataaatttatatttttttattaagatagacacgtgtcgccatcttatttaCGACACATGgtatttgacagaatctgttaaaatttttaacaaaatttaattttaaaaattaatttataattattgctaaccatAAGAATTTCTCGTGaattttttgaacaataaaaaGTAAAGAATAATTATGAAGTAAAATTATCTCGCAACTAATTGAGCAAGACAATTATGTTGTAATATTCGGAGATACATATATGGCTAATCGTGAATCGTACATGGTTGGAAAGTCCAATGCTTTAGGTCGATGGCGTCATGATGACGAGGA
The Alnus glutinosa chromosome 14, dhAlnGlut1.1, whole genome shotgun sequence genome window above contains:
- the LOC133858038 gene encoding ethylene-responsive transcription factor WIN1-like — protein: MVHSKKFRGVRQRHWGSWVSEIRHPLLKRRIWLGTFETAEEAARAYDQAAILMSGRNAKTNFPITQTPTGEPMSSEDPLSSPKDLSEILHAKLRKCSKAPSPSMTCLRLDTESSHIGVWQKRAGQRSDSNWIMTVQLGNKNSADGGDHDQNSSLPLSSDDGSRPAFSGPELRAEMDEEERIALQMIEELLNGNCPSPSGEERF